The DNA region CATTCTTGATAAAATACAAAGATAAAGTCTTATTCAAAACCTGGAGACGGTATTATGCAGAATGATTTGTATACTCAGGAAGGGAACGTATGGTAAATGAAGGAGAACAACCAAGCCAAAGTAAAAGACATGCTGGATACAATGGCGCGAAATGGATGGAGAGTAACGGAGCAACGTAGGACACTAGCCCAGATTTTCGCCGATCACGACGGGTATTTATCACCGAAAGATGTATATGACCAAATGTCCGTCTATTACCCAAGCATGAGTCTGGATACAGTTTATCGTAATCTTCGCATGTTAAGCGAGATGGGTGTCTTGGAGCATTTCTACTTTATGGACGGAGGTTTGAAATTTAAGGAGAACTGCCTGACTCACCACCATCATCATTTGATTTGCGTCAACTGCGAAAAGACACTTCCCTTTGATTACTGCCCAATGGACCATGGACTCAAACTGCCGGGGGACTACAAAGTCTTGCGACATCGCTTCGAGGTTTATGGCTTATGCGAAGGCTGCCAGGCGCTTGAGAGAGAAGAGACTATGGAATAAAGAAAGTCCATCTAAGCATGGCTTCCCTTATTAAAGGACCATGCTTTTTAAGCTTCTCCCTCTTCACCATTTTATTAGCATTAGGGCAAACTGCGAGTTAATGGCATCGCACGTATATCTTTAATTAATATAATAGACCTCTCAGCCGGAGCGGGGTGCATGCTTGGGGCTGTGAGGTCTTTTTTGGCTTAAATCGAGAATTGCTTAGATAGCCACACAACCAGCAAACTGTTCATGGAACCAATCCTCGTCAAGGTTGCGGCCGATCACAACGAATTCGCTGGTTGGTACTTCATCGGGTCTCCAATCCCGATCAGGATATGAACTGAACAGCATGTGAATCCCTTGAAAAACGATTCGTTTCTTGACTCCCTTGATGTTAAAAACGCCTTTATACCGGAAAGTGTCTACGCCATGATCTACCAACCATTCATTAAGGAAGCGTTCCACTTTATTCAAGTCGAGTGGACGAGATTCACGAAAGAAAATAGAGGTTACTTCATCGTCATGTTCATGATCATGCGCTTCTTCGAGAAATCCAGGTTCGATCTCCAGCTTCTTCTCTAAATCAAAAGCGCCGATTCCGAGGATCTGGTTCACGTCAATCTTGGACTGTTGGGTATGGTACAGCTTGGCTGCCGAGTTCATTGTACGAAGGCGCCGCTCCAGCTTCTGCAAATCGTCTTCAGATACAAGATCCGTCTTGTTCAGTAAAAGCACGTCTGCAAAGGCGACTTGCTCCTGCGCTTCATGACCGTCGTCCAAATGCTGCTCAACATGCTTCGCATCCACAACCGTGACAATCGCATCCAGTCTGTAAACATCAGCTATGTCTGGATCGACAAAAAAAGTCTGAGCAACCGGGCCAGGGTCTGCCAGCCCTGTCGTCTCGATGAGCACTCGTTCGAAGTCTGCCTTGCCATCCCCAGTTCCGAGCTTTGCATCTCTCAGTTGAGTTAGAATACGGATAAGGTCACCTCGTACCGTACAGCAGATACACCCATTATTCATTTCAAAGATTTCCTCATCCGCTCCTACAACCAGTTGATTGTCGATGCCTACCTCCCCGAACTCGTTGACTATAACCGCTATTTTTTCGCCGTGATCTGCTGTTAATACATGATTCAGCAAAGTCGTTTTACCTGCTCCGAGAAAACCAGTCAGTACCGTGACGGGGATCCGTGAATCCTCGGCTTGTTGAATGGACATAAAGATCACTCCTTGACGAGTCTTAATTGTAAAAATTACAATTAAGACAAGTATAGATCCCCATTATTCTTTTGTCAAACACCACCCTGGGAAATTCTTCAGGTACAAAAATAAAAATCAATAAAGATTGAAAGAAACTTTATATCCATATATAATCGTAATAATTACAATTAAAGGGATGGGCTCGACCTCCTCCTCTAATAAGCAGCACCTGAAAGGAGATACCCATGACGACTTGGAATTTAAATGAAACGCACTGTCATTTGCTTATATGTAATGGTGGTAGTTGCATGAAGAAGCAAGCGGAAGATGTGACGCAAGCGATCCGGGATGAAATCGCTACGCTCGGAGCAGACCGTTTGATTCATACAACACGTACCCGGTGCAATGGGCGATGTGCTGATGCCTGTGTTGTCATTGCCTATCCGGACGGGATTTGGTATAAGTCTATAACCCCTGATCTTGGCAGAGAGCTTGTGCGAAAACATCTTACAGGAGGTCATTTGGAAGACCAGAAGGTGTATTCGTTTGACGGCACATTCATTGCATCCGGTCTTTCTGTTGTAGGCAAAGAAAAGGCTCCCGCAGCTGATCATTAAAAATATGAAGTAAGTGATTATGGGTGAGAGACTATGAGTGAGAGTCTATCAGTCTAGTAAATAGACTTGAGAGGATTTAAGGATAACGAAATCTATGTTTATACGAAAAAACAAACTTTTAAACTGATATTTTTGCCTTATACCATTCTCTCAACTTGGTAATATACTATATCATTCCCAAGAAAAGGAGTGGTATAGATGGCAAACAGCGATGTACGTCTTGCTCTTTGGTCCGGCCCTAATTTTTCTGTTCGCAGGATTCTCTTCAGACGCGGAGGTGTTGCAATTCGCGATCTTGGAGCATTTCGATTTGACAACATCCTTTCGAGTTTTCGGCTTAGAAATGTAGTGGAAAGCTCTCAAGTAACCCTTGTACTATTTTCGAGAATTAACTTTCAGGGATCATTCCGTGTATTCCGGGGAAGCCAAAATGTAGCGAACTTAGGCAATTTTGATAATGTAACATCTTCGCTCATTTTGGTAGGACGTAATCTTACGGATGCTGAAATTTCTCAAATTCAAAGCACAGGCAGACCGCCTAGAGATATTCTCATCATAAGACAGTAATTCCTGCAGAAGGGATCTCTCGATTTGGTTGGCAGTATGCCTCAGCATTATGGAACCGTGTAATTTAGGATGTAGGATTCATGGTCAACGAAAAGCAGCTCATTCCTCATTAGAGGATGGGCTGCTTTTGTGATTTTTCAAATCATGAAGAAAGAAATTTTCGATGCAGAAAGGGAAAGCATCCAATATACGCTATCGGAATTGAACTATGCTCAATATGAAATGGAATAATCCATATTATTTATCCTTGGGAGATTAGATGATGTTCATGCCTAAGAGGCGCTTAACACGAAACGGGCAGCAGGGCTGCCCGTTCTTGAAGTTAGATGGATTTCTGCAAGTATTGCTCAAGCGTCAAGTTCTGTCTCGTGATCTCTCCCGCAATATAAACGCCGACATACCGAACATGCCAAGGCTCGTACGAATAACCGGTAAGCTTTTCCTTGCCCTTGCCATAACGAATAATGAAGCCGTATTTATGGGCGTTGGCTTTCAGCCACTTGCCTTCCTTCGTGCTGCCGAAGCTTTGCTCCAGTGCATATCCAACCGAGGCGCTGGAGATATCCATGCTTAGACCGGTCTGATGCTCGCTCTGTCCCGGGCGCGCGCTGGTCCTGTTCGCTACGGCTTCACCTTTGATGCTGGCGTTGCGCTCGAAGATCGATTTTTGCGTGGCGTACGAACGGTAGCCGGAGACAGCTTTGAGCTCAATGCCGTCCTTTTTGGCTGCTGCGAATAAATCCTCCAAGGCATTGGCCGCGATTTTTCTCAACTGCTTTTTAGGGCTTGGCCCAGAGAAGCTGAACGGAACATTGGGAACGACCAGATCCTTCGGAGCATAAGTGGAAGGCAAATTTCTCTGCTTGTTTACCAGTACAACCGTGCTGGAAAGGTTCGTGACCATTTGAATTCCGCCTATGGTTTTCACGGTCCGGCTCGGAGCGTTCATCTGCATAAATTTCGCGAAGCTCTGCGACGAGCGCGATGCAGCGGCAATCGCTTGATCGGCTCCCTTTGGATAAGGCATGCAGGTTAAAGCCAAGCTTGCGACCAAGGAACCGATGACGATTTTCGGCATGAACGACGTTAATTTGCTATTTTTCATATGCTGTATCCCTCCTGATCCCATTACACATAGAGTATATAGGAGAAACATGTCGAAATAATATCTAAAATGTTTCCGACTTGTAACAAGAATCATAGATGCTTAGACGGAGGAGTCTTTAGGCAATTCCTATGAATCTACCGTCTTTTGACATTTAGATGTATAATTCAGGAAGTAAGCTATATAAACAACCAACGACCCAGCCTAGATTAATAGCGATCTGTGGCTGGGTCATTTTTATAGATTACAGAGAACCTAAGAAATATAAAGAACACCTCAGAGCTAAATAAGTCCTGCAAGAACGCAGGAATGTGGGCTAAACTGGTGAAATAATCAGGCTCAAACCATTGATAAGGAGATTTTTTTATGAAATATATGGATATCAACAATCAAAAATATCATGTGCTGGCCAGAGGGGTTATTCTCTCGGAGGGAAACCTATTAGTCGCGCATTGTAAGGGCATGGACAATACATTTCTTCCAGGCGGTCACATAGAGTTTAAGGAAGGCATGAGAACCACGTTATCCAGGGAGATTAAAGAGGAGCTTGGACAAGAGAGTATCGTGGGGGAATATATTGGTTGTGTTGAAGCTGATTTTGAGCTTCCCACGACCTATCATCAGGAACTTAATCATTTATTTCGAGTCGAGTTGCCCCATATCGATCATCAAATACTCCCTGAATCGCAAGAGAATCATTTGGAGTTTTACTGGATTCGAATGAATGAATTGGAGCAGCATAATCTGCAGCCGTACCCCGTGAGAGAGGTTATCCCGAGATATTTTAATAAAGAAGAAGGACCGTTCTGGGAAAGTACATTTGAAGACCGCTGAAAGAAACAGCATAGCGAAGGAGGCCGTGACAAATGGAATTCTTTTTTGGCATTGTTCCCGAAACTGATATTTATGAGAAGGTCATGTCCGTAAGAGAAAAATACTGTGTTCGGAATGGTTCGGACCCACACATCACCGTCAAAGCCTCTTGTGGACTTTCAGAGGATATGAGCTGGCTTTCCAAATGCCGAAAGATCATATCGGAGTTCGAAAGTTTCCAAATTACCGTTGGTGCACCGAAGTATTTTGGTGATCGGGATGTCTTGTATTTGGATGTCCAATCGGAAGAGCTGATTGAATTGCATAAACGCCTCGTAGCCGTGTTGGAGGCCAGCGAGGAGAGCATCAACAGATGTTTTGAGCTAGAGCTTTATAAGCCTCATATTACGGTAGCACGAAAATCAAGGTTATCCGAAGCTACCATTGAAGAGATGAGAAAGGATATCCTTCCTGACTTTAAAAAGAACCGCACGTTTTCTGTGTCCACCGTTAGTTTATTCTATCGCGCAAATAAGAACGAGAAGTACAGAAGAAAAGAAGACATTAAGATAAGCATGTAATTCGGTAATGTAGAGGTCCTTAGGTCATCGTTAAGAAAGGCGGTAAAACCTATGATTCGAGCTGTTATTTTTGATCTTGATGGGACATTGCTAGACCGCAACACTTCTCTATATCACTTCGTTGTTGATCAATATGCGAGGATTATACATAACGCTAAAAGTATAGGGATGGAGCGATATACAAACCGATTTATTGAATTAGATCATCGCGGCTATGTGTGGAAGGTAGATGCTTTTTATACAGAGCCGGTTGAATATGATGGAAAGATAAGTGATTTACTCGAGATCGAGAGAATCATAGAGCAATGGAATTTTGGGATTAAGCCCATGAAGTAGGTGACCACGTGAAATATAAAGCGATTTTGTTCGATTTTGACGGTACATTAGCAGACACATTACCTATTTGCTTTTATTCGTTTCAAAAGGTCTTTGCTGCCTATGATCAACGAACATTAACGGATCAAGATATTGTCGCCATGTTTGGACCATCCGAGATTGGGATCATTCAACAGAATTTACGCTGTAAAGATCGGGTTCATGAAGCGATTGATGATTACTATTTGCACTACGAGAGAGAACATGACAGATACGTATCCAGTAACCAAGAGATCCTCGAATTGATAAATCTCATTCACCACAAAGGGATATCGACCGGAATCGTAACCGGAAAGGCAAGAAAAAGCTACGACATATCCGTAAAGCATCTATTTCCAGGTGATCTGTTCAAAATATCGATAACCGGTGATGATGTTGTTGATCCAAAGCCTCATCCGGAAGGGATTATCAAAGCTATGAATCTATTGGGTTGCTTACCTGAAGAAACGTTGTTTGTTGGAGATAGTCAGGCGGATATTGAAGCTGGAATTAGAGCCAGGGTGAAAACTGCAGGAGTTAATTGGCTGGACAATTCCCATGGTAGCGAGTTTTCAATAAAGCCTGATTATCAATTTTCCAGCATATCGGATTTTATCTGTGAACTGAATCGAGAAGTAAGG from Paenibacillus ihbetae includes:
- a CDS encoding Fur family transcriptional regulator, whose protein sequence is MKENNQAKVKDMLDTMARNGWRVTEQRRTLAQIFADHDGYLSPKDVYDQMSVYYPSMSLDTVYRNLRMLSEMGVLEHFYFMDGGLKFKENCLTHHHHHLICVNCEKTLPFDYCPMDHGLKLPGDYKVLRHRFEVYGLCEGCQALEREETME
- a CDS encoding CobW family GTP-binding protein; protein product: MSIQQAEDSRIPVTVLTGFLGAGKTTLLNHVLTADHGEKIAVIVNEFGEVGIDNQLVVGADEEIFEMNNGCICCTVRGDLIRILTQLRDAKLGTGDGKADFERVLIETTGLADPGPVAQTFFVDPDIADVYRLDAIVTVVDAKHVEQHLDDGHEAQEQVAFADVLLLNKTDLVSEDDLQKLERRLRTMNSAAKLYHTQQSKIDVNQILGIGAFDLEKKLEIEPGFLEEAHDHEHDDEVTSIFFRESRPLDLNKVERFLNEWLVDHGVDTFRYKGVFNIKGVKKRIVFQGIHMLFSSYPDRDWRPDEVPTSEFVVIGRNLDEDWFHEQFAGCVAI
- a CDS encoding (2Fe-2S) ferredoxin domain-containing protein gives rise to the protein MTTWNLNETHCHLLICNGGSCMKKQAEDVTQAIRDEIATLGADRLIHTTRTRCNGRCADACVVIAYPDGIWYKSITPDLGRELVRKHLTGGHLEDQKVYSFDGTFIASGLSVVGKEKAPAADH
- a CDS encoding M15 family metallopeptidase, with product MKNSKLTSFMPKIVIGSLVASLALTCMPYPKGADQAIAAASRSSQSFAKFMQMNAPSRTVKTIGGIQMVTNLSSTVVLVNKQRNLPSTYAPKDLVVPNVPFSFSGPSPKKQLRKIAANALEDLFAAAKKDGIELKAVSGYRSYATQKSIFERNASIKGEAVANRTSARPGQSEHQTGLSMDISSASVGYALEQSFGSTKEGKWLKANAHKYGFIIRYGKGKEKLTGYSYEPWHVRYVGVYIAGEITRQNLTLEQYLQKSI
- a CDS encoding NUDIX domain-containing protein; its protein translation is MKYMDINNQKYHVLARGVILSEGNLLVAHCKGMDNTFLPGGHIEFKEGMRTTLSREIKEELGQESIVGEYIGCVEADFELPTTYHQELNHLFRVELPHIDHQILPESQENHLEFYWIRMNELEQHNLQPYPVREVIPRYFNKEEGPFWESTFEDR
- a CDS encoding 2'-5' RNA ligase family protein, translated to MEFFFGIVPETDIYEKVMSVREKYCVRNGSDPHITVKASCGLSEDMSWLSKCRKIISEFESFQITVGAPKYFGDRDVLYLDVQSEELIELHKRLVAVLEASEESINRCFELELYKPHITVARKSRLSEATIEEMRKDILPDFKKNRTFSVSTVSLFYRANKNEKYRRKEDIKISM
- a CDS encoding HAD hydrolase-like protein, with the protein product MIRAVIFDLDGTLLDRNTSLYHFVVDQYARIIHNAKSIGMERYTNRFIELDHRGYVWKVDAFYTEPVEYDGKISDLLEIERIIEQWNFGIKPMK
- a CDS encoding HAD family hydrolase, producing MKYKAILFDFDGTLADTLPICFYSFQKVFAAYDQRTLTDQDIVAMFGPSEIGIIQQNLRCKDRVHEAIDDYYLHYEREHDRYVSSNQEILELINLIHHKGISTGIVTGKARKSYDISVKHLFPGDLFKISITGDDVVDPKPHPEGIIKAMNLLGCLPEETLFVGDSQADIEAGIRARVKTAGVNWLDNSHGSEFSIKPDYQFSSISDFICELNREVRNS